The genomic stretch GTgagtaataatgaaaatatattcacttACTCATTAACAGTAAAATCTCCACATATTAAGATGTTGGTCATATTGGTCATAAAAATGGTAAATGCCATGGATAAAAGCTTCTGTCAggtttttgctttttcacatttagagtcttttttttttttttttttaccagatgaTGATAGAAAACTTCACATTCAGAGTTGgtcattttaattcttttcaactgtttgggggaaaaaataaagaaatctgtaTAAATGGTCACAGTATTGGCTGTCCAGCTGGGTGTATTCTTCTTCAGATCCACAAATCAACCTGATAGTTGATAAATTACTAACGTCCAGTGTTGTACAGAATTGTTTTTTTCAGTGTTCCTTAAAATTATAGTAAGAGTTTGTACCTAAATGAATTCAATTAGGAAACAAAGTATATGCTTGCAAAGTCCAGGATTTTAATGTCTTCTGAATCTGTTGTCTTTGAAATTAGGCATTTTTGTTAGGCATTGAAAATTCATTGATGGTACTATtcactagaaaaagaaatgaagtaaaggTAGCAAAGGAACTGACTGAATACAGAATTGTTGGCACTGGTCTTTTCTGTACCTCTGGATTTTAAAACATGAGCctgttcttttatattttaatcaaatattCATTCAGTCATCTCCAATGTATTTGTCATAGCAAATTTGAGTCATAAGTAGTCAGTCAgatttgaaaatcattttaagTGGTCTACAATATTTGAAAGTTGCCATATCTAAACAGtaacatttgaaaatcattttaaaaggtcAGTTCATAGATGATATTGTATTTACTATGATGGTTTAAgctataaatgataaaaatagttGATAACTGCATAAATTTGGAAACTTGCTTCTAGAAGGTGTTTAATTAAAGCAAAGTTTCtattgtgtgtgggtgtgtgtgtttttaaatcatACCATTTGGAACATGAAAGTGGTATGGCTGAAAGAGTATAGGTGGTTGTCCAGATGTTACATAATAAGTAGGGTACCCTCCCTCGGCAACAAAGTACGGAGCAGGCTGATAAAAGCAAGTTACGTTGTCAGTATTAGGTAGGATATTCTGTTCTCCAAGTACTTTTAAAGCCATAAGGGCAATCATATTGAGGGTCTGCCTTCTTTCATGTCCCATGAGGCAAACTGTGCTCTCATTCACAACTCCATGCAAGGTCATGAGGTAGTCATACTTGCTCTTTTCTTCACCTATGAAATGGTTGCGGAGGTATGATTCAATCTTCTTTTGCTGTTCTGCTACATCAGGAAAATCAATGAAGAATCTAGAACACATATAACGTTCCAGGGTCTTGATTTCTGCTTCACAAGCTGGTTTAAAGTCACGAACCAGCAAGTTGCTGTATTTCAGAAGGCCACCACCTCTAATTTCTTCAGGTTTTCTGGTAGATATAAGCTTGTACTGTAAATGTGTCATTGCTTCTTGGAAATCTCCATACATGCTTTCAGCTACCACAACAGGATAGCATTCATTGGTTAGGTTACCATTTTTGTCACTGTAGAAATCTAACATGGGATCCAAGACAATTTGAAAGGAATCTACACTAAATTCAAATTGTCGTCTGAGTGAATTAACAAATTTTAGCTCGACATTCTTCCCAGTGTTATTTGACAGAGAGATGAGACTCCAACGATCATGCTTATTGCAAACTTTAACCATCTTCTGCACATAAGCCTCTTTCATAATATTCAGGGTGATCTTatccttttttacaccttttggTAAAAAGtcgaatagacaacctagaaCTACATCCTTAACAACCTGAAATTCTTGATCACTTGGTAGTTCAACACCAAAAATGACATCCAGATCCTTATAGCTGATTCCATTGTGGCTTGCAAGTATGTAACTTGCTGTGGAGCCATTCAATCGAGTATCTTTAACAATAATTCCTTGCTCTATCAGTTGATCTTTCACAACATGAATAATATCTTTTGGTTTTACTGCCAATGTGGGGAAATTTCCCCTTCCATGAACTGGAATTACTTCATCTAACACTTTATCCAGTGTTATAACTTGGTCCCAAGTGAGATTGCTGAATCTGATTTCAGACATTATGAAGTCAGTAGATCAACTAGAAAGTAAGCAAAATATTGAGAAGAAATTTAGCATCTTGAAATCAATGTTTAGCTAAAGCATATGAAAAGTTAAGTATAGACTTACCTTCAACATAAACCAAACTAATACTAGACAGTAAATTATCAGTGCATCTAATTGTGTTCAAATCTATAAGTGAAATAAAGGCCACTATGATTGTGTCAAAATTGTTAGATTGATTGGTTCATGTAAACAAACATTCTCACAGATTTGTTAGAGTTGTAATTATTTTTGATGTGAAATTGTGGGCTTTCTCAATCGTTCTTCATAAACACTATAATGAGTATATTTTTTTGGTGGTATAAATGTTGTTCACATGACAACCATAGTATATAATAGAGGTTAACTGTCATGAATTTAAAGTGAGATCAGATAGCATGTCTGTGTATgttagacacaactgactgaacagcataatatttaaaagcaatatatagaatttttaaaccaaaagcatcattttattattgtttcatATATGTAttgttactttcatttttaagaaaattactgAAGTCCATTATTATAGTATGAACTCCTTGAATTGCTTGAGAGTAAGGAGAGTACCTAATGCAAAACCTCTTCTATGTTCCTGGTAGCTCTTAAAGAAATGCTggttgaagaaaataaagaatgtcatttgaaaaaaaaacaaaacaaaaaaaacaaatgctACTACTACATTTATCTCCAAAATGAGAACAATTATATACAAAAGCATAAGATTcctaattttgttttctgcacATGTGTAATATGACATGCTCAGAAAATTTTATACTTGGGGGAATATTAGgaagttaaaattataaacattataaatataattaaatttaattatattatgaTCTAATTAGGTACATTTATAgttatttatagttattacatgGATTTTCAAATACTTTCTTAAAGCTATTTAAACAATAAACCTAGTAAATGAATTTCATTATAGACATAGATTTGGGTTTACGCATTCTTTCtagaattccagaaataaaaattacacaGAGCTTAAGACAGATTTATATAGACAGTATTCATATTTGGCTTAACTAGGGAGCAATTAGAACAGAGTTTAAATATTTAGCCTTTTATGTTGTATATTTCCCCAGTAAAACTATAGCAAATAGAATCATCTTATTTAAAATCTACTGaatcactgactacactaaagcctttgactgtgtggatcacaataaactgtggataattcttatagagatgggaataccagaccaccttacccgtctcctgagagacctgtatgcaggtcaagaagcaccagttagaactgtaTATGtaaaattgactggttcaaaattgggaaaggagtatgtcaaaattatatattgtccccctgcttatttaactatatacagagtacatcatacaaaatgctgggctgtttgaatcacaagctggagtcaagactaccaggagaaatatcaacaacctcaaatatgcagatgacaccactttaatggcagaaatagaggaaatgaagagcctcttgatgagggtgaaagaggagagtttttcactttttcaagcaGGCTTAAaagacaacatttaaaaaactaagatcatggcatctgatcccatcacttcatggcaaatagagggaggaaaaatggaaacagggacagactattttcttgggctccaaaatctttgtggatggtgactgcagccatgaaattaaaagatgcttgctccttggaagaaaagctatgacaaacctagacagcatattaaaaagcagagacattattttaccaacaaaggtccacagagtcaaagctatgtttttttccagtagtcatggacggatgtaagagttggaccataaagaagactgagcaccaaagaatttatgctttcaaattgtggtgctggagaagactcttgagagtccctgtggactgcaaggagatcaaaccagtcaattctaaaggaaatcaaccctgaatatttattggaagtactgatgctgaagctgaagctacaatacttgtgctacttgatgtgaagagatgactcactggaaaagaccctgatgctgggaaagattgagggcaggattagaaggaggtgacagaggatgagagggttggatggcatcaccaactcaatggacatgagtttgagaaaacttcaAGATAGAgaaggtcagagaagcctggtgtgctataatccatggggttgcaaagagtcagacgcaacttagcgactgaagaaaAAACAACATTTCACATCTGTAGAACCAACTTTGATAGCCCAAGCATGTTGCAAAAGGCTAGTTAAGCAATGGCAGATCTGTGTTAGTGAGAAGTTTCTTTATATGGTATCCCCATGAATATGAATTAAAGagtattaaattaattaaagagtaataaatgaattaaagagtATTAAAGAGTAATTAAAGAGTATATGTGATGAAATGGTCCACATAACGTGTGTGTGATTTATTTTAAACCACAGTAATTGCCAATGTTCATACAATTTTATCAGCTATATCAATATCCAAATCAATCCTTAAAGATAAATGAACTGACTACACATTGGGCCGTTGGATGATGGTCATTCATCTGTCAAGTGAAATTATCTTTGTAGTATAAACTAACTTTATATCTTTAGGACAATGGAAAGAACAAAATGCTATATGAAGGACAGAATATTCAATAAGAACTGGtgtgtttattttctaattaattttcttGGAATTATCACTGAATTATTTGAAGCTAAAGAAGTTTGTTATCCTCAAATTCTCAATCTGGAAAACTAATAGTTAATGACATTGGCTGGTTTCATGTAAAGACTTTAGGGAATTCAATCATTTACTTAATACATATTTTAGCAATACCACAAGTAAATTATGCCattttaacttatatacaaataAGTTCCCCAAATccttttttaaatgcaaatttattttataaacggAAAATTTTCTTTATGTAATGGCAAATTTCCTGTTCAATATTAGGTAAAAGTTAAAAACTCAATGTCCGAGGGAATTGCCTGGTGACCCACTGGTTATGATTATGTAcactcactgctgagggcctgggttcaatccttggtcagggaactaagatcccacaagacacgCAATgtggcaaaaaggaaaaataaatcaatggcCTAACCCCAGGCTTAAAATCCTCATTTAATCCCTACTTTTAATCACCAATGATCTGAAAATAAAGATCATTCACATTGTTATACTGACATTACTGAAGTTATCAAATTTGTTTCCATACAAAAGTTTCCAGGAcctttatatgtaaataaaaccaACCAAAAATAAGCAATTTGTTACAGCCTGGATAGGAAACCAGTGCTCTTTTACTGTAAAACCTCCAGTTTAGTAACACTAAGGTATCCTGTTTGTGTGAGTGCCCTGAGCCTAAGATATACAACCGAACACAGAGTGATAGCTCTGTCTGGTTCTGCGGTTCCATGGATGTGCCTCATATTGCTTAAGGCAGACCCGAAGGGGGATTCTGACATGGGGTTTATACAGTCCCACCAATGTCAAGAGGCGTCCTTTGTCCCCATGAGGGGAGCAGCCAAAAGTGGATGAACATATCGTCCGAACTTTCCTTTCCGGTCAACTTTTCCTGGGCTCTTTGACCATTCTATAACTGCTTAGGGAATTGAAGCTACTAACCTTGTATGCCAGATTGTAGATTTTGGAGGTTTTTCAATCCATGCTGTTGTGTTCTTCTAGCTAGACTCACATCTCAAGTTTTTCTAGTACTATAGTACCTAACCTTATTAGAGATCAAAAGTTACATCtcagctgttttctttttctttgttaatctttttttttttcccatttatttttattagttggaggctaattactttacaatattgtagtggtttttgccatacattgacatgaatcagccatggatttacatgtgttccccattctgaacccccctcccacctccctctccatcccatccctctgggtcatcccagtgcaccagccctgagcacctgtctcatgcatccaacctggacagCTGTTTTCTTATAAACTGCAGGCAGGAACACTTTAGGGCGCTAGGTGGAGCTCTAGCTCTAGGAACATCTCCTTGGCAAGAAATCACTCTCCTGGCAGCCTGCATGAGATCCCAGAAACCCAGAGATGAGTCCTTGTCACGATCGTGCCTCTGGACTGTATGGATAGAGGCAATGCTAGCAAACATGAGATTTCTGAGAATACAAATCATGGAATCCAAGATTTGGGTACATGGAAAGCACTCCAAAAGGTTACTCTGTTACACCCCAGGTGGCATCAGGGGAAAAAGgggaaatcaaatgaaaattttgaTGATAAAGGACTGGACATCAATTTGGGATGCTCCCAGGTCCACCCCTGGAGCATCTCCTCCCATCCTTGTTGTGAGACAGGGAAGGCAGACAACTAAGACAGTTTGGGATGCCTTAGTTCCACCCCTGGGTgcatctccacccccacccccccatttgTGGAAAGAGGAAGGGTGGacataaacaaatacattttggGATGCTGCAGGGTCTACCCCCTGGCACATCTCCACCCCTGCTCAGTGGTAGAACGAGGAGGGTCAGATGAAACAAACAATGCACCTGTGTCAGCAAGGTAGACTAAGTCCAACCAGATGGTCAGAAAGAGGAAGCTTTTGGTGGAGAGTCTACCTCTTCCTAATttagagcagggagggatgccTCTGGTAGAGAAGCAAAAGTGCTGGATGctgctttttctctcttataGATGGGAGCTTCACATATTTCCAGTACTACCCCTTTAGATTGTATCTTGAAAAACTGGGATAAGTTTGATTCCCAGAGCCTAAAAAGTCCCTTATATACAGGCATTCTTTGATTTAAGAGAAGACCTCATCTCCTCAGAGAGACAATCCCTGCTGGAACAACATCTTATCAGTCAGTTTGCCCCTGTCATCAGAGCCAATTTGAACACTCTCTGGTTTAAATTTTAGCTATGAAGGAGAGATGACATTTTTGACACtggatggccatgatattctttaggaTCTGGggaaaattggttaaaataaaatctttttaaaattgcaaaactGGCTCTTTTTACATGTACAATTAGGACAAAGCTGGCTtgtcaatatatatatttggaactATGATCCTGTCTGAGAAGCAAAAACATGCCTAGAAAAATCCTGAAGTTAACTCTTTCCATGTCCTTGAGAGATGCAGCCCACCTTGTCTGAAACTCCAGCTGTGAGCAAATTAGCAGAACTTCAagtcaagggggaaaaaaggacaaaaagacattttaaatctcaAGCGAAAAACTGTGAGATCTCTCTTGGTCCAGATTTATATATGTCTTGGTGGTCTTCGTCTTTGGATAATATTGCTGAGGTTAATTTGCCATAGTTGCTGAAGGAAAGTAAGATGTGTgtttttaataaacatatataagGGATGGAATTACATTCTATTAAAGGGAAAGGAAGTTAAGTCTGAACTTATAGGTGATTGTTAtgggcaaataaaatgatgaattcaGAAAGTGTAAAAAAGGTCTGTAGCAAGTATACAAGTATGTGACAAGTGGAAAAGCGTTTTGTGCATGGCACAAGTACCTTAAGATATTAAACTGCCTtcgaaatattttattattacttaggCTAAGTAAATAACTCTTGTTTCACAGTGAATATACGCTGGTACCAAACTGGAACTTGGTTTTCTCTCCCTATTAAAAGAACAAAGTCTTCTTAGAATATGGTTTTTGATATGTTATATTGCCAAGAggtttaattaagttattaattAAGACACTTttaaagcttatctcagtaaccaATCTTTAAATAAAGATCAGATGCTCCAAGATCTACAACCAGAAGATTAACAACAGGctatattcatttaacaaactaAATCAGATAACCTGGAGATATCACTGGGCTATACCTAATGGAAGTTCTTGACTTAAGTTCTTACTTATAATGTTGCCTGTTTCAAAAATGTTGTCCCTTACATTATCAAGTGTGTGACAATGATTGTAATAGAGTGACTCTATATATAAGAAGAAGCCACAAGAGAGAATATTTTCCtagaccaagaggctagtaagacaggtgtgGTCCAGAAACTTTTGCTACTCAaaggcctagtccagtaacagcacactGAGTGGCCTATCAGTGAAATCTTCAACAGACCTGGAAATGAACCTTCCTACAAGATGGTCATAAAATGCCCCCAAACCATGGTCAAATTCATAGCCACGAAGGGGCTCTGTGATTGAAAACTGGCACTTGCTATCTGCCTCTACGAAGATTAAAACATGGCAATAtcccctgaaaggaattcaggtgGAAATCAGAAATTAGGCactcactctgtgctctgggaaaaatggacaaaactgGCCTTCagacagatattttcaggaaaacaatttttcttgaGCCCAGGTTCTTACATCTTCTCATACctaaaaaaacactaaaattgtTACAAGATTTGTCTGTTAAAGTTCAGGTTGTCACTCTTTCAACTACTTCTAACTGGGTTTGTTCCATTCTTATAAACAGGGCAACCCAAGTGTTGACTCTATCTAGACCAGGATCAAAATTACTACCAAATGTAACCTGATTCTTATTCTTGTTTGGACCACTgattacaataatttttttactgatttttggtctcagccttttcactttctaaaGGATACAACAACTTCCCAGACAAAATAATGGTGATACAGGGATTCTGGTCACTCTTCAAAATGGACTCCCCTGATGTTCCACTCTGGTCACAGATACAATCTTGGTTTACAAGCTCTCCTTGGTGAAAAACTATCTTGACCATAATAATTGTAATCATCTTATTCTTGCTGTTTGCTCCTTAGATTTGTATCTGTATAATGGGAATTGTTTCTAACCGTTTGAAAgcttttaaattacaaatgatTGTTCATGCCCCTTTAGTTATTATTTGGGGCCCTTAGATCAGAGACCCTAAATAAAAGGGTAAGGAGAATATGTTGCTTCAATAACCTAGGGTCAGCACCACTCACCAGCAGGAAGCAGTTATAGCAGATTCCTTCGCCCCTTTCCCTTCAGCAGAaatattctcctaaaagaaaaagcAGGGAGTGAGAGAGCAGGTTGACAGGGAGTCTCAGAGAGTCTAGGGACCCCCAAGAAGGAGGAGgcagcaaacattttcttttatccaTACATTCTTTTGCCCATTTCACATAGGACATGTTTTTTCTTAAGCTCTGTGTTACTATGACAACAATCTATCTCGCCTAAAAACTAGCTTTTTTTAGGCCAACAGCTAATGATTACAAACGATATTTCTCACCCAGGGACATGCTGCTCAGATCAAGCTCTCCCTGGCTAGTCTTGaaccaatgttatctcaaaatgtatgCTACGAAAAAAGGTCTGGGTAAAACTTTCACAACCTTGAGCTCTGGGTTAACCCATTCCTTCTGGCTAATCCCATGATGACATCATCTCAGAATGTATGTTACAGGAAAGGGTATGGGAAAAATTTTCACAACCTTGAGGCATTCCATTTATCTATTCGCAACAGCTAACAGAAAAGTATAGAATGTTCTGCTTAAACTAGTGAGGcaggtactctttctacccccttctgatacCTATGTCAAAAGCTTTGtctatcactttcactttaataaaatccctgctacacaaaagctcttgagtgattgAGACTGCATCTTTTGTCCCAGAAAtaaatcttctcctttggagaccaCAAATTTGGTACTGACCATTGTTCACCATATGCTAAactatcatcttgggggctcatccaGGATCTGAACCTGGGACCTCTCGTGACTAAGGCGAAAACCATGCCCCTAGCCCACCAAGCCAGTTGtgtctgctacacaaaagctctgagtgattgAGACCATGTCTTTGGTCCCAGAGTTACATCTTCTCCTTCAGAGACCACGAATCTGGCAGCACCATTCACTAAACACTGTAAGCTATCAGTATCTTAACaggtttggtttttttatttggagatttggattgacacatatataccattgatactatttataaaatagataactaataagaacataCGGTATAGTACAGGGGACTCTATTTAATGCACTATggtgacctgaatgggaaggaagtccaaaagggagggggtatttgtatatgcatagctgatttattttgctgaacagcagaaattaacacaacattataagacaactatactccaatagaaattaatttaagaaaaaattcccagcagaaaacatttttttgctTGATTGTTGTGGTAACCCATAGCATGTGATACCAGTTaggataataaaaatatctgagtcagttctaatgaggtggatgaaactgaagcctattatacagagtgaagtaagtcagaaagagaaacaaaaatactacatattaacacatacatatggaatttagaaagatggtaacaatgatcctaCATGAAAGggaagcaaaagagacacagatataaagtaattagcctccaactaataaaaataaatgaaaaaaaagaccagacttttggactctgtgggaggaggcaagggtgggatgatttgataaaaaagcattgaaacatgtatattaccatacgtaaaacagatgaccagcacaagtttgatgcatgaagcagagtACCAAAAGACAgtgttctgggacaacccagagggacaggGTGGAGAATGAGATGGGATGGGGGTTCATGATTGGAGGACACACGTAtacccatggccgattcatgtctatgcatggcaaaaatcaccaaaatattgtaattattctccaattaaaaaataaaataattaaaaaaataaaagcagtgaaaGGTAATGTAAGTGAGTTGCTTTAAATGGGATAAAAGTGATCTCTGTGACAGTAGAGAGCTCCAGTGATTTAGTTGCCTGATTACagtgaatgcaaattaaaagtggAAGTCTGTTTCTAATATGCGTAATATTGATAGGACTGAGATTGAAGATTAATGCACTTTTAACTCACTTTGCCTTGAAAGACATGAGTATTTTGCAGTTATCACTACATATCAACAATTTACCTATATATCTCAACTACTTTGAGTCAACAGTAATAatgcatatttctttttctgaattcctACAGCATCCACCTATATGATCTTAAGGCAATGCTTAGAATGGTCACCAAATCAGAACAGATATTCCTTTACAGAGATAGGGATGATTCCATAGAATGTTTCAGATTACAGGCATACTTCAAAgacagtgtgggtttggttccagacaaccacaataaagcaaatattgggAATTCATTGGCAGCcccatggttaggactctgggttCTCACCAtcaagggcccaggttcattccctggtcagggaactaagatcccacaagcctcgtaGTGTGGGGCATGTTGGAGCCACTCCTCCTTCATTCTGAACTCTTAGAGCTAGAAAAATAGAGACAGCCATGCAGGGTGAGATTAATAAAGACCTTAGGTCAAATGAGAAGCTAGGTCTGTCTTactaaataaagcaaatattgtaataaagcaagtaatatattttttggttttcaGTACATATGAAATTTGTATTTACACTGGTCTGTAGTTTAttaatggagtaggaaatggcaacccactccagtattcttgcctggagaatctcatagactaaggagcctggcaggctacagtctatagggtcgcaaagagtaggacaagactgtaGCGatttagtatgcatgcatgtaaTTTATTAAAGTGTACAATGGCATTGCCTAAAAAAATGTGAATACATTAAAACTACTTTACTGCTAAAAATTACTAACCATTGCCTGAGCCTTCAGTGAATCATAATCTTTTGCTGGTGGAGGATTTTGCCCTAATGTTGATGGCTACTGACTGATAAAGGTGGTGACTGCTGAAGGTTGGGGTGCCTATGGCAATTTCTTAAGACAATGAAGTTTTGGCACATCAATTGAttcttcctttcatgaatgatttTTCTGTAGCATGCAGTTCTGATTGATAGCATTTTACTCACtatagaacttctttcaaaattggagtcaatcctctgaaaccctgccactgctttatcaacttAGTTTATGTATATTCtaaaatcctttgttgtcattgcAACAATCTTCACAGTATCTTCCTCAGGGGTAGCTTTCATCTGAGGAAATCACcttctttgctcatccataagaatTATCTCTTCATCCActaaagttttatcatgagactgcagcaattcagtcacatctctAGGATCCACTTCTAATTCAAAGGCTATTGCTATTTCCACCATAACTGCAGTTACTTCCTTCACTGAAATCTTGAATCCTTCAAAGTCACCCATGAGGGTTGGTTATTTCAAACTCCTATTAAATGTTAATATTGTGACTTCTTCCCATGAATCACTAATGTCCTTAATAGCATCTAGAATGGTGactcctttccagaaggttttatatttactttgcccagatccatcaaaGGAACCATGATGGTGGCTACAGCCCTACAAAAGATATTTCTTAAATAACAAAACATGAAGTCAAAATAAGTCCATGGGCTACAGGATGGATGTTGTGTTAACAGGCATGAAAACAGTATTAATcttgtacatctccatcagagctctttgGTGACCAGGCACATTGCAAATGagtagtaatattttgaaaggaaacttttttttcttaatggtaaGTTTCAACAATGGGCTTAAGATATTCAGCAAACCATTCTGTAAACAGGTATACTGTCATCCAGgttttgttgttccatttatagatGCAAGCATAATAGATTTAGCATAACCCTTAAGGgtcctaggattttcagaatggtaaatcaGCATTGGCTTCAGGTTAAAGTCACCATATGCACCAGCCCCTAAACAAGAGAGTCACTTTGCCCTTTGAACCTTTGAAGTCAAGCAGTGATTCTCTCCAGCTATGAAAGACCTTGATGGCATTTTCTTCCAATACAAAAACTGCTTCATCTACATTGCAAATCAGTTGTTTAATACATCCAGACCACTAAACATTTCTCCATACCAGCAACAAGGCTGTTTTGCTTTATTATAATCTACTTCTTCACTGGAgcagcattttaaatttcaagaacTTTACCTTTGCGTTCATGAATTGGTTGGTGT from Cervus elaphus chromosome X, mCerEla1.1, whole genome shotgun sequence encodes the following:
- the TENT5D gene encoding terminal nucleotidyltransferase 5D, translated to MSEIRFSNLTWDQVITLDKVLDEVIPVHGRGNFPTLAVKPKDIIHVVKDQLIEQGIIVKDTRLNGSTASYILASHNGISYKDLDVIFGVELPSDQEFQVVKDVVLGCLFDFLPKGVKKDKITLNIMKEAYVQKMVKVCNKHDRWSLISLSNNTGKNVELKFVNSLRRQFEFSVDSFQIVLDPMLDFYSDKNGNLTNECYPVVVAESMYGDFQEAMTHLQYKLISTRKPEEIRGGGLLKYSNLLVRDFKPACEAEIKTLERYMCSRFFIDFPDVAEQQKKIESYLRNHFIGEEKSKYDYLMTLHGVVNESTVCLMGHERRQTLNMIALMALKVLGEQNILPNTDNVTCFYQPAPYFVAEGGYPTYYVTSGQPPILFQPYHFHVPNGMI